A stretch of the Massilia varians genome encodes the following:
- a CDS encoding class I SAM-dependent methyltransferase codes for MKHAKQSNNKAQAAPALPPEVRPGQSVELLKELHILTRDGKLNQDSRRKLKQVYHLYNFIEPLLKDVLQEKGQVSLVDHGAGKSYLGFILYDLFFKGLEAGSHIYGIETRAELVQKSTELAARLGFGGMSFLPLSVAESTTSTELPPTLDIVTALHACNTATDDAIDFALKKQAKHMVLVPCCQAEVASVLRKNKGKDLGRSALTEIWRHPIHTREFGSQITNVMRCLQLEAHGYQVTVTELVGWEHSMKNELIVATYKNLPRRRPSERLQEVMTELGLDEMKRRFYIPVTAD; via the coding sequence ATGAAGCACGCTAAACAATCCAACAACAAGGCACAGGCAGCGCCCGCGCTGCCTCCCGAAGTGCGTCCCGGCCAGTCGGTCGAACTGCTGAAGGAGCTGCACATCCTCACGCGCGACGGCAAGCTGAACCAGGACAGCCGCCGCAAGCTCAAGCAGGTCTACCACCTGTACAACTTCATCGAGCCATTGCTCAAGGACGTCCTGCAGGAAAAGGGCCAGGTGTCCCTGGTCGACCACGGCGCCGGCAAGTCCTACCTCGGCTTCATCCTGTACGACCTGTTCTTCAAGGGGCTGGAGGCGGGCTCGCACATCTACGGCATCGAGACCCGCGCCGAGCTGGTGCAGAAATCGACCGAGCTGGCGGCGCGCCTGGGTTTTGGCGGCATGTCCTTCCTGCCGCTGTCGGTGGCGGAATCGACCACCTCGACCGAGCTGCCGCCCACCCTCGACATCGTCACCGCACTGCACGCCTGCAACACGGCCACCGACGACGCCATCGACTTCGCCCTCAAGAAGCAGGCCAAGCACATGGTGCTGGTGCCGTGCTGCCAGGCCGAGGTCGCGAGCGTGCTGCGCAAGAACAAGGGCAAGGACCTGGGCCGCAGCGCGCTGACCGAGATCTGGCGCCACCCGATCCACACCCGCGAGTTCGGCAGCCAGATCACCAATGTCATGCGCTGCCTGCAGCTGGAAGCGCACGGCTACCAGGTGACCGTCACCGAGCTGGTGGGCTGGGAGCACTCGATGAAGAACGAACTCATCGTCGCGACCTACAAGAACCTGCCGCGCCGCCGGCCGTCCGAACGCCTGCAGGAAGTGATGACCGAACTGGGGCTCGACGAAATGAAGCGGCGCTTCTATATCCCTGTCACCGCAGACTGA
- a CDS encoding ABC transporter substrate-binding protein, whose amino-acid sequence MKMKLVAAAAALALGLSANARAEGRIRIAEQFGIVYLLLNVAQDQKLIEKHGRKQGVDIAVDWVKLSGGAAVNDALLSGSIDVAGAGLGPLLTIWDRTSGRQNVRAIASLGNFPYYLVSTNPAVKTIADFSQKDRIALPAVSVSVQARILQMAAARQWGKAQFKKLDPITQTVPHPDAAAAIIAGKTELNAHFGNPPFQDQELAGNPRAHVVLSSYDVLGGPSSATVLYATEKYVKENPKTYRAFIDALSEAAQLASANPEAAADAYLRVNKGNIDRALLLKVIKDPQVQFKVAPQNTLGLARFLHEVGAIKTRPANWRDYFFVHPALDKGS is encoded by the coding sequence ATGAAGATGAAACTCGTGGCCGCGGCCGCCGCGCTGGCACTTGGCCTGTCTGCAAACGCCCGGGCCGAAGGCAGGATCCGCATCGCCGAGCAGTTCGGCATCGTCTACCTGCTGCTGAACGTGGCCCAGGACCAGAAGCTGATCGAGAAGCACGGCAGGAAGCAGGGCGTCGATATCGCCGTCGACTGGGTCAAGCTGTCGGGCGGCGCGGCGGTCAACGATGCGCTGCTGTCCGGCTCCATCGACGTGGCCGGCGCCGGCCTCGGCCCGCTGTTGACGATCTGGGACCGCACCAGCGGACGCCAGAACGTGCGCGCCATCGCTTCGCTCGGCAATTTTCCGTACTACCTGGTCAGCACCAACCCGGCGGTCAAGACCATTGCCGACTTCAGCCAGAAGGACCGGATCGCGCTGCCGGCGGTGTCCGTGTCGGTGCAGGCGCGCATCCTGCAGATGGCGGCCGCCAGGCAGTGGGGCAAGGCGCAATTCAAGAAGCTCGATCCGATCACCCAGACCGTGCCCCACCCGGACGCCGCCGCCGCCATCATCGCCGGCAAGACGGAACTGAACGCCCATTTCGGCAACCCGCCCTTCCAGGACCAGGAGCTGGCCGGCAATCCGCGCGCGCACGTCGTGCTGAGCTCCTACGACGTGCTGGGAGGCCCGAGCTCGGCCACCGTGCTGTATGCCACCGAGAAGTACGTCAAGGAGAACCCGAAGACCTACCGCGCCTTCATCGACGCCCTGAGCGAGGCGGCGCAGCTGGCGTCCGCGAATCCGGAAGCCGCGGCCGACGCCTACCTGCGCGTCAACAAGGGCAATATCGACCGGGCGCTGCTGCTGAAAGTGATCAAGGATCCGCAAGTGCAGTTCAAGGTGGCGCCGCAGAACACGCTCGGCCTGGCCCGGTTCCTGCACGAGGTGGGCGCCATCAAGACCAGGCCGGCCAACTGGCGCGATTACTTCTTCGTCCATCCGGCACTCGACAAGGGGAGCTGA
- a CDS encoding ABC transporter permease yields MVNPPVRPEYVLEARPAPIFDQTVKLPLPDLGWLRKLGMLLAVALIWEALARWFGNDLLLPGAIQTGQAFAEGLASGELWGYVRVSLQVLSQGFALGVFGAFLLTWLAVSSKPGRELIDTLASMFNPLPAIALLPLALLWFGLGEGSLLMVLVHSVLWPLTLSATAGFRSVPDTLRMAGRNYGLGGLRMVLQILIPAALPAILSGLKIGWAFAWRTLIAAELVFGSTSGQGGLGWYIFQSRNELFTDKVFAGLAAVILIGLAVEHLVFQTLERITVRRWGMQR; encoded by the coding sequence ATGGTTAATCCGCCGGTTCGACCCGAATACGTGCTGGAAGCGAGGCCGGCGCCGATTTTTGACCAAACGGTAAAACTTCCGCTGCCAGATCTCGGCTGGCTGCGCAAACTCGGCATGCTGCTGGCCGTCGCCCTCATCTGGGAAGCGCTGGCGCGCTGGTTCGGCAACGACCTGCTGCTGCCCGGCGCCATCCAGACCGGCCAGGCCTTCGCGGAGGGCCTGGCTTCTGGCGAACTGTGGGGCTACGTGCGCGTCTCGCTGCAGGTGCTGAGCCAGGGCTTCGCGCTGGGCGTGTTCGGCGCCTTCCTGCTGACCTGGCTCGCGGTGTCGAGCAAGCCCGGGCGCGAGCTGATCGATACCCTGGCCTCGATGTTCAACCCCTTGCCGGCGATTGCGCTGCTGCCGCTGGCGCTGCTGTGGTTTGGCCTGGGCGAGGGCAGCCTCTTGATGGTGCTGGTGCATTCGGTGCTGTGGCCGCTGACCCTGAGCGCCACCGCGGGTTTCCGCTCGGTGCCGGACACGCTGCGCATGGCCGGCCGCAACTACGGCCTCGGCGGCTTGCGCATGGTGCTGCAGATCCTGATTCCGGCGGCGCTGCCGGCGATCCTGTCGGGCCTGAAGATCGGCTGGGCCTTTGCCTGGCGCACCCTGATCGCCGCCGAGCTGGTATTCGGCAGCACCTCGGGGCAGGGCGGATTGGGCTGGTATATCTTCCAGAGCCGCAACGAACTCTTCACCGACAAGGTGTTCGCCGGCCTGGCCGCCGTGATCCTCATCGGGCTGGCGGTAGAGCACCTGGTGTTCCAGACCCTCGAACGGATCACTGTCCGCCGCTGGGGCATGCAGCGCTAG
- a CDS encoding acetolactate synthase 3 catalytic subunit, whose translation MSNETLASGSSASITGAEIVVRCLAEEGVKHVFGYPGGAVLYIYDAIFKQDKFQHVLVRHEQAAVHAADAYSRSSNTVGVALVTSGPGVTNAVTGLSTAYMDSIPMVVISGQVPSNAIGQDAFQECDTVGITRPVVKHNFLVKDVRELASTIKKAFYIARTGRPGPVLVDIPKDITMHKCGFEYPRDIEMRSYKPVDKGHAGQIRKAVQLLASAERPMIYAGGGVILANASNELNRLVDKTGFPVTNTLMGLGASRSSSPHFVGMPGMHGTYEANMAMQHCDVLIAIGARFDDRVIGNPKHFASHPRKIIHIDIDPSSISKRVKVDIPIVGNVKDVLVELLSQLEASTSQTNTHALQAWWKQIAEWRGRECLAYAPSDELIKPQSVIETLHKVTGGDAFITSDVGQHQMWAAQYYGFDKPRRWINSGGLGTMGVGLPYAMGVQMANPDATVACVTGEGSIQMCIQELATCKQYHLTPKIILLNNRFLGMVRQWQEIDYGSRYSESYMDSLPDFERLAEAYGHVGMRIEKPGDVEASLVEAFAMKDRLVFMNFITDRSENVWPMVKAGKGLNEMLLGSEDL comes from the coding sequence ATGAGTAACGAAACATTGGCCTCCGGGTCGTCAGCCTCGATCACGGGCGCTGAAATCGTGGTGCGTTGTCTCGCGGAAGAGGGCGTCAAGCACGTCTTCGGTTATCCCGGCGGGGCAGTCCTCTACATCTACGACGCCATCTTCAAGCAGGACAAGTTCCAGCACGTCCTGGTCCGCCACGAACAGGCCGCGGTCCACGCCGCAGACGCCTATTCGCGCAGCTCCAACACCGTCGGCGTCGCCCTCGTGACCTCCGGTCCGGGCGTGACCAATGCCGTCACCGGCCTGTCCACGGCCTATATGGACTCGATCCCGATGGTCGTCATTTCCGGCCAGGTGCCGAGCAATGCGATCGGCCAGGATGCCTTCCAGGAATGCGACACCGTCGGCATCACCCGCCCGGTCGTCAAGCACAACTTCCTGGTCAAGGACGTCCGCGAACTGGCATCGACCATCAAGAAAGCCTTCTACATCGCCCGCACCGGCCGTCCCGGCCCTGTGCTGGTCGATATCCCGAAGGACATCACGATGCACAAGTGCGGCTTCGAGTATCCCCGCGACATCGAGATGCGCTCGTACAAGCCGGTGGACAAGGGCCACGCCGGCCAGATCCGCAAGGCCGTCCAGCTGCTTGCCAGCGCCGAGCGCCCGATGATCTATGCGGGCGGCGGCGTCATCCTGGCCAATGCATCGAACGAACTGAACCGCCTGGTCGACAAGACCGGCTTTCCGGTCACCAATACGCTGATGGGCCTGGGCGCCTCGCGCTCCTCGAGCCCGCATTTCGTCGGCATGCCGGGCATGCACGGCACCTATGAAGCCAACATGGCGATGCAGCATTGCGACGTCCTGATCGCGATCGGTGCGCGTTTTGATGACCGCGTGATCGGCAATCCGAAGCACTTCGCCAGCCACCCGCGCAAGATCATCCACATCGACATCGACCCCTCGTCGATCTCGAAGCGCGTCAAGGTCGACATCCCGATCGTCGGCAACGTCAAGGACGTGCTGGTCGAACTGCTGTCGCAGCTCGAGGCGTCTACCAGCCAGACCAATACCCATGCGCTGCAGGCTTGGTGGAAGCAGATCGCCGAATGGCGCGGCCGCGAATGCCTGGCCTACGCGCCCTCCGATGAGCTGATCAAGCCGCAATCGGTCATCGAGACCCTGCACAAGGTGACGGGGGGCGACGCCTTCATCACCTCCGACGTCGGCCAGCACCAGATGTGGGCCGCCCAGTACTACGGCTTCGACAAGCCGCGCCGCTGGATCAACTCGGGCGGCCTGGGCACCATGGGCGTGGGCCTGCCGTACGCGATGGGCGTGCAGATGGCGAACCCCGACGCGACCGTGGCCTGCGTCACCGGCGAGGGCTCGATCCAGATGTGCATCCAGGAGCTCGCCACCTGCAAGCAGTACCACCTGACCCCGAAGATCATCCTGCTGAACAACCGCTTCCTCGGGATGGTGCGCCAGTGGCAGGAGATCGACTACGGTTCGCGCTATTCCGAGTCCTACATGGATTCGCTGCCCGACTTCGAGCGCCTGGCCGAAGCCTACGGCCACGTCGGCATGCGCATCGAGAAGCCGGGCGACGTCGAGGCTTCGCTGGTTGAGGCCTTCGCCATGAAGGACCGCTTGGTGTTCATGAACTTCATCACCGACCGGAGCGAGAACGTCTGGCCGATGGTCAAGGCCGGCAAGGGCCTGAACGAAATGCTGCTCGGCTCGGAGGACCTGTAA
- a CDS encoding DUF3106 domain-containing protein, producing MTKTAPKPRIAVVATAAAVLIAGAATWAVYNKSESTAPAARGADNHPTVAAGAKPPAKTLDKPLWRELSRSQRTALQPLQPEWDGMDGIRKRRWLELSARFASMSPDEQARVHERMRQWVRLTPAQRNLARENFSKTRKLDPGKKAATWESYKQLSEEEKRRLARSGGKPQGAPSLPHSPIIDTPTSCPPGATRRGTSCIMPAPSTPAASVPATAATSPPPAAAPSAAPAPTPAPAAPLPATPAAPTAPTAPSANNASNASNIGTASN from the coding sequence ATGACGAAAACCGCGCCGAAGCCCCGCATCGCCGTTGTTGCAACCGCGGCAGCGGTCTTGATTGCCGGGGCCGCGACCTGGGCGGTCTACAACAAGTCCGAATCGACGGCGCCGGCCGCGCGCGGTGCGGACAATCACCCGACGGTCGCCGCCGGCGCCAAGCCGCCCGCCAAGACGCTCGACAAGCCGCTCTGGCGCGAACTGTCGCGCAGCCAACGTACCGCGCTCCAGCCCCTGCAGCCCGAATGGGATGGCATGGACGGCATCCGCAAGCGCCGCTGGCTCGAACTGTCGGCCCGCTTCGCCTCGATGAGCCCGGACGAGCAGGCCCGCGTGCACGAGCGCATGCGCCAGTGGGTGCGCCTGACGCCGGCCCAGCGCAACCTGGCGCGCGAGAACTTCAGTAAGACCCGCAAGCTCGACCCCGGCAAGAAAGCGGCGACCTGGGAAAGCTACAAGCAGCTGTCCGAGGAAGAAAAACGCCGGCTGGCGCGCTCGGGCGGCAAGCCGCAGGGCGCGCCGTCGCTGCCGCATTCGCCGATCATCGACACGCCGACCAGCTGCCCGCCGGGCGCGACGCGCCGCGGCACCTCCTGCATCATGCCGGCGCCGAGCACGCCTGCCGCCAGCGTACCGGCCACCGCGGCCACGTCGCCGCCGCCGGCCGCCGCGCCATCGGCAGCGCCGGCACCGACACCGGCGCCGGCCGCTCCCCTGCCCGCCACCCCGGCCGCTCCCACCGCTCCTACCGCTCCGAGTGCAAACAATGCAAGCAACGCAAGCAACATCGGCACCGCCAGCAACTAA
- a CDS encoding SDR family oxidoreductase — MKLSNIRVVIMGASSGIGAATALAFAREGAQLVLGARGKEGLDEVVQRCRQAGARAEALVVDAVDADAVAAFAREARAILGRIDLWFSNVGAGVVGKYAEVPMSDHRRIIETNLITHMNDAHAVMPIFLEQDHGVWVNMISAGGFVASPYAAAYAASKYGLRGFSEALRAELVKRPHIRVCDLYPTFVDTPGMRHAANYTGARLSIPPGALTPEKVAAAVVGLARHPRDSTAVGAPASLFRLGNAVAPNLLAAGMNRFLDGWARRAERAPDTVGTLYAPQHGASGIHSGERRPEGRGNKALLLGATALLAALGTQLWRRRSA; from the coding sequence ATGAAGCTTTCGAACATCCGCGTCGTGATCATGGGCGCATCGAGCGGCATCGGGGCGGCCACCGCCCTCGCATTCGCGCGCGAGGGCGCGCAGCTGGTGCTGGGCGCGCGCGGCAAGGAAGGCCTCGACGAGGTCGTGCAGCGTTGCCGCCAGGCCGGCGCCCGGGCCGAAGCGCTGGTCGTCGATGCGGTCGACGCCGATGCCGTCGCGGCCTTCGCGCGCGAAGCGCGCGCGATCCTGGGCCGCATCGACCTGTGGTTCAGCAACGTCGGCGCCGGCGTGGTCGGCAAGTATGCCGAGGTACCGATGAGCGACCACCGCCGCATCATCGAGACCAACCTGATCACCCACATGAACGACGCCCACGCCGTGATGCCGATCTTCCTCGAGCAGGACCACGGTGTCTGGGTCAACATGATCTCGGCCGGCGGGTTCGTCGCCTCGCCCTACGCCGCCGCCTACGCGGCCAGCAAGTACGGCCTGCGCGGCTTCAGCGAAGCCCTGCGCGCCGAACTGGTCAAGCGCCCGCACATCCGCGTCTGCGACCTGTATCCGACTTTCGTGGACACGCCGGGCATGCGCCACGCCGCCAACTATACCGGCGCCCGCCTGTCGATCCCGCCCGGCGCGCTCACTCCCGAGAAGGTCGCCGCGGCCGTGGTCGGCCTGGCGCGGCATCCGCGCGACTCGACCGCCGTCGGCGCACCGGCCTCCCTGTTCAGGCTGGGCAACGCGGTCGCGCCCAACCTGCTCGCCGCCGGCATGAACCGCTTCCTGGACGGGTGGGCCAGGCGCGCCGAGCGCGCGCCGGATACGGTGGGGACCCTGTATGCGCCGCAGCACGGCGCCAGCGGAATCCACAGCGGCGAGCGCCGGCCGGAAGGAAGGGGCAACAAGGCGCTGCTGCTGGGGGCGACGGCGCTGCTTGCCGCGCTCGGCACGCAGCTGTGGCGGCGCCGGAGCGCTTGA
- a CDS encoding RDD family protein — protein sequence MQATQATSAPPATKPAPVVTPTILRRVTVMLYEALLLFSVEMLAIAVYMLVTLNSQHPVAKEGMKAWLFLVTAAYFIWCWMNTGHTLAMKTWRIKIVKPGHRQLPFGTAAIRFLLAWGWFLPALLACWAFGLHGKGQIAIALLAGIAAWAMTALFDKDRQFLHDRLAGTRLIALPKPTR from the coding sequence ATGCAAGCAACGCAAGCAACATCGGCACCGCCAGCAACTAAGCCCGCGCCGGTCGTCACCCCGACCATCCTGCGCCGCGTCACCGTGATGCTGTACGAAGCGCTGCTGCTGTTCTCGGTCGAGATGCTGGCGATCGCCGTCTACATGCTGGTGACCCTGAACAGCCAGCATCCGGTGGCCAAGGAAGGCATGAAGGCCTGGCTGTTCCTGGTGACGGCGGCCTACTTCATCTGGTGCTGGATGAATACCGGACACACCCTGGCCATGAAGACCTGGCGCATCAAGATCGTCAAGCCGGGCCACCGCCAACTGCCGTTCGGAACGGCTGCCATCCGTTTCCTGCTGGCCTGGGGCTGGTTCCTGCCGGCCCTGCTGGCGTGCTGGGCCTTCGGGCTGCACGGCAAGGGGCAGATCGCGATCGCCCTGCTGGCCGGGATCGCGGCCTGGGCGATGACGGCGCTGTTCGACAAGGACCGCCAGTTCCTGCACGACCGCCTGGCCGGCACCCGCCTGATCGCGCTTCCCAAGCCGACGCGCTAG
- a CDS encoding RNA polymerase sigma factor yields MATDKELNDFLENVERRAFKQAVYAVRKDESALDIVQDAMIKLAEKYGDKPAAELPMLFQRILQTTILDYFRREKVRNTWVSLFSGFSRRDGDDEEFDILSSYEAEEGTAAAESSADQFERAQTLRLIEQEVEKLPPRQREAFLMRYWQDMDVAETAEAMGCSEGSVKTHCSRATHALAEALKAKGIKL; encoded by the coding sequence ATGGCCACAGACAAAGAACTCAACGACTTCCTCGAGAATGTCGAACGGCGTGCGTTCAAGCAGGCGGTCTATGCGGTTCGCAAGGACGAATCGGCGCTCGACATCGTGCAGGATGCGATGATCAAGCTGGCCGAGAAATACGGCGACAAGCCGGCGGCCGAGCTGCCGATGTTGTTCCAGCGCATCTTGCAGACGACCATCCTCGATTACTTCCGCCGTGAAAAGGTTCGGAACACCTGGGTCAGCCTGTTCTCCGGCTTCAGCCGGCGGGATGGGGACGATGAAGAATTTGATATACTTTCTTCCTATGAAGCGGAGGAAGGAACGGCCGCCGCGGAGTCGAGTGCCGACCAGTTTGAGCGGGCTCAAACCTTGCGCCTGATCGAACAGGAAGTAGAAAAGCTCCCACCGCGTCAACGGGAAGCCTTCCTCATGCGTTACTGGCAGGACATGGACGTGGCCGAGACGGCCGAAGCGATGGGTTGCTCCGAGGGAAGCGTCAAGACGCACTGCTCGCGCGCCACCCACGCCCTCGCCGAGGCGCTCAAGGCCAAGGGAATCAAGCTATGA
- a CDS encoding rRNA pseudouridine synthase, whose amino-acid sequence MEEGIRLAKRVAAQLGCSRAEAERYIAGGGIKVDGSVVEDPASRVLPSQEVRVLPGASSQEAPPVTILLHKPAGFNSGVGARGQPALGCLSPESLAQAYGQPRFLRRHLHKLTLTSPLETDASGLVVYTQDFRVVRKLVDDAARVEQEYIVDVTGSIREGGLALLNHGLHFNGKPIAPMKVSWQSEHRLRFALKDVRPGLIDHMCREVGLEIVEMRRIRIGRVPMAGLQAGQWRYLLDYERF is encoded by the coding sequence ATGGAGGAGGGTATTCGCCTGGCCAAGCGCGTCGCGGCGCAACTCGGCTGCTCGCGCGCGGAAGCGGAGCGCTACATCGCCGGCGGCGGCATCAAGGTCGACGGCAGCGTCGTCGAGGATCCGGCCAGCCGCGTGCTGCCGTCGCAGGAAGTGCGCGTGCTGCCGGGCGCGTCGAGCCAGGAGGCGCCGCCCGTCACCATCCTGCTGCACAAGCCAGCCGGCTTCAATTCCGGGGTCGGCGCGCGCGGCCAGCCGGCGCTGGGCTGCCTGAGCCCGGAGTCCCTGGCCCAGGCCTACGGCCAGCCGCGCTTCCTCAGGCGCCACCTGCACAAGCTGACCCTGACCTCGCCGCTGGAAACGGATGCGAGCGGGCTGGTGGTCTACACCCAGGACTTCCGGGTGGTGCGCAAGCTGGTGGACGACGCCGCGCGCGTCGAGCAGGAATACATCGTCGACGTCACTGGCAGCATCCGCGAAGGCGGGCTGGCGCTGCTCAACCACGGCTTGCACTTCAACGGCAAGCCGATCGCGCCGATGAAGGTCAGCTGGCAAAGCGAACACCGGCTGCGCTTCGCGCTGAAGGACGTGCGCCCCGGCCTGATCGACCATATGTGCCGCGAGGTCGGGCTGGAGATCGTCGAGATGCGCCGGATCCGCATCGGCCGGGTGCCGATGGCGGGCCTGCAGGCAGGGCAGTGGCGCTACCTGCTCGACTACGAACGCTTTTAG
- the iscX gene encoding Fe-S cluster assembly protein IscX, whose protein sequence is MKWTDVTSIAEALLEKYPDVDPATVRFVDLHNWVVGLDGFDDDRSRGGERVLEAIQAAWIDEAR, encoded by the coding sequence ATGAAGTGGACTGACGTAACGAGCATCGCCGAGGCGCTGCTCGAGAAGTACCCCGACGTCGACCCCGCCACCGTGCGCTTCGTCGACCTGCACAACTGGGTCGTCGGGCTCGATGGCTTCGACGACGACCGCTCGCGCGGCGGCGAGCGGGTACTGGAAGCCATTCAGGCAGCATGGATCGATGAAGCACGCTAA
- the ltaE gene encoding low-specificity L-threonine aldolase, producing MSDTNQKWIDLRSDTVTQPSEAMRAAMAAAEVGDDVYADDPSVNRLQDVAAELFGFEAGLFAPSGTQTNLIALMTHCGRGDEYLVGQEAHTYKYEGGGAAVLGSIQPQPIANQPDGTILLSDIEAYIKPDDLHFARTRLLALENTIGGRVLPQDYVKAATTLAHSRGLATHLDGARIANAAVKQGISLREVVQGFDTVSVCLSKGLGAPVGSVLLGPKAFIEQGKRWRKMLGGGMRQAGVLAAAAQYALEHNVQRLRDDHDNAAALAQGLAQIEQLSVGTPQTNIFWLDVPQAACEPLRQHLARAGIRASIGPRTRLVTHLDVGAADVARTVEVFKAFFADWREQ from the coding sequence ATGAGCGACACCAACCAGAAGTGGATCGACCTGCGCAGCGACACCGTGACGCAACCGTCGGAGGCGATGCGCGCCGCGATGGCGGCGGCCGAGGTCGGCGACGACGTGTACGCCGACGATCCGTCGGTCAACCGCCTGCAGGATGTCGCGGCCGAGCTGTTCGGCTTTGAAGCCGGCCTGTTCGCCCCCTCGGGCACCCAGACCAACCTGATCGCCCTGATGACCCACTGCGGCCGTGGCGACGAATACCTGGTCGGCCAGGAAGCGCACACCTACAAGTACGAAGGCGGCGGCGCCGCGGTGCTGGGCTCGATCCAGCCGCAGCCGATCGCCAACCAGCCGGACGGCACGATCCTGCTGTCCGACATCGAGGCCTACATCAAGCCCGACGACCTGCACTTCGCGCGCACCCGCCTGCTGGCGCTGGAAAACACCATCGGCGGCCGCGTGCTGCCGCAGGACTACGTGAAAGCTGCCACCACGCTCGCGCACAGCCGCGGCCTGGCCACCCACCTGGACGGCGCCCGCATCGCCAACGCGGCGGTCAAGCAGGGCATCAGCCTGCGTGAGGTGGTGCAAGGCTTCGATACCGTCTCGGTCTGCCTGTCGAAGGGCCTGGGCGCGCCGGTCGGTTCCGTGCTACTGGGCCCGAAGGCCTTCATCGAGCAGGGCAAGCGCTGGCGCAAGATGCTGGGCGGCGGCATGCGCCAGGCCGGCGTGCTGGCGGCGGCCGCGCAGTATGCGCTGGAGCACAACGTGCAGCGCCTGCGTGATGACCACGACAACGCGGCCGCGCTGGCGCAGGGCCTGGCGCAGATCGAACAGCTCAGCGTGGGCACCCCGCAGACCAACATCTTCTGGCTCGACGTCCCGCAGGCGGCCTGCGAGCCGCTGCGCCAGCACCTGGCGCGTGCCGGAATCCGCGCCTCGATCGGTCCGCGCACCCGCCTGGTGACCCACCTGGACGTGGGCGCCGCGGACGTGGCGCGCACCGTCGAGGTGTTCAAGGCCTTCTTTGCTGACTGGCGGGAGCAATGA
- the ilvN gene encoding acetolactate synthase small subunit: MRHIISVLLENEAGALSRVVGLFSARGYNIETLTVAPTEDATLSRMTIVTSGSDDIIEQITKHLNRLIEVVKVVDLTEGQHIERELMLIKVRAVGKEREEMKRTADIFRGRIIDVTEKTYTIELTGAKSKLDAFIDAIDRASILETVRTGGSGIGRGERILKV; the protein is encoded by the coding sequence ATGCGACACATCATTTCCGTCCTTCTCGAGAACGAAGCCGGCGCGCTGTCGCGCGTGGTCGGGCTGTTCTCGGCGCGCGGCTACAACATCGAAACCCTGACCGTGGCGCCGACCGAAGATGCGACCCTGTCGCGCATGACCATCGTCACCAGCGGCTCGGACGACATCATCGAGCAGATCACCAAGCACCTGAACCGCCTGATCGAAGTGGTGAAGGTGGTCGACCTGACCGAAGGCCAGCACATCGAGCGCGAACTCATGCTCATCAAGGTGCGCGCGGTCGGCAAGGAGCGCGAAGAAATGAAGCGCACCGCCGACATCTTCCGCGGCCGGATCATCGACGTGACCGAGAAGACCTACACGATCGAACTGACCGGCGCCAAGAGCAAGCTCGACGCCTTTATCGACGCCATCGACCGCGCCTCGATCCTGGAAACCGTCCGCACCGGCGGCTCGGGCATCGGCCGGGGCGAGCGCATCCTCAAAGTCTGA
- a CDS encoding DUF3619 family protein, with amino-acid sequence MNTDDINLAYKIRHALNENLDALPASTTDRLAAARARALARKKPDAPGVDTSRQVQAGPRPLFDLKGLFTGPALARLAVAAPMLALVVGMGGVYQYEQQQRLAAMAEVDAAVLADELPLTAYLDQGFNAYVESQQRQQ; translated from the coding sequence ATGAACACGGACGACATCAACCTGGCGTACAAGATACGCCATGCCCTGAACGAGAACCTCGACGCACTGCCGGCTTCGACGACCGACCGGCTGGCCGCCGCGCGCGCGCGCGCCTTGGCGCGCAAAAAACCCGACGCGCCGGGCGTCGATACGTCGCGCCAGGTCCAGGCCGGCCCGCGTCCGCTGTTCGACCTCAAGGGCCTGTTTACCGGCCCGGCGCTGGCGCGCTTGGCCGTCGCGGCGCCGATGCTGGCGCTGGTGGTCGGCATGGGCGGCGTCTACCAGTACGAGCAGCAGCAGCGCCTGGCCGCGATGGCCGAGGTCGACGCCGCCGTGCTCGCCGATGAGCTGCCGCTGACTGCCTACCTCGACCAGGGTTTCAACGCCTACGTGGAGTCGCAACAGCGCCAGCAATGA